A genomic region of Prionailurus viverrinus isolate Anna chromosome D4, UM_Priviv_1.0, whole genome shotgun sequence contains the following coding sequences:
- the LOC125150494 gene encoding E3 ubiquitin-protein ligase Topors-like, whose amino-acid sequence MPFDFSSDCDCPNCLESTQNESDWNPCFSKSSNDSFYSRSRKKSVFCSGVHCFASQCCSTRPENDTKDSGFLPSEEESSVESSQSNHLGLNPEGITRKIRPFRELTVQELLREFGDSGKFQPNSMSVGHFRDQVVMKFRRALYYSGIWVTHVQGHRLEKHLSANYFKRNPGCLHRLVPWLKRELTAVYGDYGYTVKNILATILQHMTEYDLDSESFIHLLEPYLQQHTHHFLHEFISFVHSPYNMETYDQRAIYQCPSVSPRVNKKSIASASVLPLSKDQALLASQHRNTRGQWNNEQKPLSGLRQFPNGNSSLKKSEIPLLHQKTASKIHAWVEDKPESGDHKGTTSTNNIILDCPTPRERGPGLLNCKKKVQERKMEGIKLLSGNVQDLGKSDTTAHTFSSLEIFNQGQSCQCSLKEGRILSPDQQINFQEKEAEKNKHSDSPPKIFQRRLPRERSLLCYKSRKRDPSWSCISETALSSKRNSRKLRSFKKKRLKGKQSSQFTEAGSHFSRRVQRQSQSNTHRSKSWCVGLTKRSLSRESSNPSLKGSNRSECSTQNICCVCSKVKNVHSYESNYGRASSTTVQHVKFPSTAGKRPKCSSKCESTSEAESPCNSFICLQIEKHRSPSKQEMKQKTAFPRAGKTRAVTHRKNKCQCPDIRTTKEVSEVRDLNDIRQRSSLSECAPSCRKPIQKKKNSSLQKCHLAMNERKGDKVLETDGCKLF is encoded by the coding sequence ATGCCATTTGATTTCTCATCTGACTGTGATTGTCCTAACTGCTTGGAGAGTACTCAGAATGAGTCTGATTGGAATCCTTGTTTCAGCAAGAGTAGTAATGACTCTTTTTACTcaagatcaagaaaaaaatccGTGTTTTGTTCTGGTGTGCATTGCTTTGCTTCTCAGTGTTGTTCCACCAGGCCAGAGAATGACACCAAAGACTCAGGGTTTCTTCCCTCAGAGGAGGAAAGCTCTGTGGAGTCTTCTCAAAGCAATCATCTCGGTCTGAACCCTGAGGGCATTACAAGGAAAATCAGACCATTCAGAGAATTGACTGTCCAAGAATTACTGAGGGAGTTTGGGGATAGCGGGAAGTTCCAGCCAAACTCCATGTCCGTAGGCCACTTTAGAGATCAAGTGGTAATGAAGTTCAGAAGAGCTTTGTATTATTCTGGAATTTGGGTGACACATGTCCAAGGCCACAGACTTGAAAAGCACTTATCAGCTAATTATTTCAAGAGAAACCCTGGTTGTCTACACCGACTGGTCCCCTGGCTGAAACGGGAATTAACAGCTGTTTATGGAGACTATGGCTATACAGTGAAGAATATTCTAGCCACCATTCTCCAACACATGACAGAATATGATCTGGACAGTGAGTCTTTCATTCATCTCCTGGAACCTTATCTACAACAACACACCCACCATTTCCTGCAtgagtttatcagttttgttcatTCACCTTATAACATGGAGACCTATGACCAACGAGCCATCTATCAATGTCCTTCTGTTTCACCAAGGGTAAATAAGAAGTCCATAGCATCAGCTTCTGTTTTGCCTTTGTCTAAGGATCAGGCTCTACTGGCATCTCAACACAGAAACACCCGGGGCCAATGGAATAATGAGCAGAAGCCTCTGTCAGGCTTGAGACAGTTTCCAAATGGTAACTCTTCCTTGAAGAAATCGGAAATCCCACTACTCCATCAAAAAACAGCAAGCAAAATCCATGCTTGGGTTGAAGACAAACCAGAATCAGGTGATCACAAAGGTACAACTTCTACTAACAATATAATCTTGGATTGCCCTACACCAAGGGAAAGGGGCCCAGGCTTACTgaattgcaaaaaaaaagttcaagagaggaaaatggaaggGATAAAGTTGCTTTCTGGTAATGTCCAGGATCTGGGAAAGAGTGACACAACCGCACATACCTTCAGTTCCCTGGAAATTTTTAATCAGGGGCAGTCATGTCAGTGCAGTCTAAAAGAAGGAAGGATTTTGAGCCCGGACCAGCAGATCAATTTCcaggaaaaagaagcagaaaagaataaacaCTCAGATTCACCACCAaagatttttcaaagaagattGCCCAGAGAAAGATCCTTGTTATGTTACAAATCCAGAAAAAGGGACCCCTCTTGGAGTTGCATTTCAGAAACTGCCCTTTCTTCTAAGAGAAATAGTAGGAAGCTGAGATCTTTCAAAAAGAAGAGGTTGAAGGGCAAACAGTCCTCCCAATTTACAGAAGCTGGTTCACATTTCAGTAGAAGAGTCCAAAGACAATCACAGTCCAATACTCACAGATCCAAATCTTGGTGTGTTGGGCTTACAAAGAGATCTTTAAGCAGAGAATCAAGTAATCCCTCTCTGAAAGGAAGTAACAGAAGTGAATGCTCCACTCAAAATATATGCTGTGTGTGCTCAAAAGTGAAGAATGTGCATAGTTATGAATCAAACTATGGGAGAGCATCTTCAACCACAGTTCAACATGTGAAATTTCCTTCAACTGCTGGGAAGAGACCCAAGTGTTCTTCTAAATGTGAGAGTACTTCTGAAGCTGAAAGCCCCTGTAACAGTTTCATATGCCTACAGATTGAGAAACACAGGTCTCCAAGTAAACAAGAGATGAAGCAAAAAACTGCATTTCCTAGAGCTGGCAAAACTAGAGCAgttacacacagaaaaaacaaatgcCAGTGTCCAGATATAAGAACCACAAAGGAAGTCAGTGAAGTGAGGGATCTGAATGATATAAGGCAAAGGAGTAGTCTTTCTGAGTGTGCACCTTCTTGCAGGAAGccaatccaaaagaaaaagaattcaagcCTTCAGAAATGTCACCTGGCCATGAATGAACGTAAAGGAGACAAAGTATTAGAAACAGATGGGTGCAAATTGTTTTGA